From the genome of Maribacter aquivivus, one region includes:
- the rplT gene encoding 50S ribosomal protein L20, giving the protein MPRSVNAVASRARRKKVMKQAKGYFGRRKNVWTVAKNAVEKAMLYAYRDRRNKKRTFRSLWITRINAGARQHGMSYSQFMGKVKAKNIELNRKVLADLAMNHPDAFKAVVDQVK; this is encoded by the coding sequence ATGCCAAGATCAGTAAATGCAGTAGCTTCAAGAGCCAGAAGAAAAAAGGTAATGAAGCAAGCCAAAGGTTACTTTGGAAGACGTAAAAACGTTTGGACAGTAGCCAAAAATGCGGTTGAAAAAGCAATGTTATATGCTTACAGAGACCGTAGAAACAAGAAAAGAACTTTTCGTTCATTGTGGATTACCCGTATTAATGCAGGTGCTAGACAACACGGAATGTCTTACTCTCAATTTATGGGAAAAGTAAAAGCTAAGAATATAGAACTTAACAGAAAAGTTCTTGCAGATTTAGCAATGAATCACCCAGATGCCTTTAAGGCAGTTGTAGATCAGGTAAAATAA
- the rpmI gene encoding 50S ribosomal protein L35 — protein MPKQKTKSSAKKRFKLTGTGKIKRKHAFKSHILTKKSKKRKLKLTHDGLVHQADVNSIKEQLRLK, from the coding sequence ATGCCTAAACAAAAAACAAAATCCAGTGCTAAGAAGCGTTTTAAGCTTACAGGTACAGGTAAAATTAAAAGAAAGCACGCTTTTAAGAGTCATATTTTGACTAAAAAATCTAAAAAGCGTAAGCTAAAGTTAACACATGATGGTTTAGTTCATCAAGCAGACGTTAACAGTATTAAAGAGCAATTACGTTTAAAGTAA
- a CDS encoding secondary thiamine-phosphate synthase enzyme YjbQ: MKLFQKEITLPSYQRGFHIITDLVINSIPEIKQIHTGFLQVFIKHTSASLTINENADPTVRDDFESHINVLVPENVPYYKHDYEGSDDMPAHIKASLMGASVQIPVTNGKLNMGIWQGVYLCEHRNYASGRNIVLTLWGN, translated from the coding sequence ATGAAATTATTTCAAAAAGAGATTACATTACCGTCTTATCAAAGAGGGTTTCATATTATTACGGATCTTGTCATTAATAGTATCCCTGAAATTAAACAAATACATACAGGGTTTTTACAAGTATTTATCAAGCATACATCTGCAAGTTTAACAATTAATGAGAATGCAGACCCAACTGTTCGTGATGATTTTGAGTCTCATATTAATGTATTAGTTCCTGAAAATGTACCGTATTACAAACATGATTATGAAGGGTCAGACGATATGCCTGCACATATTAAGGCATCATTAATGGGTGCTTCGGTACAAATACCGGTAACCAATGGTAAATTAAATATGGGTATCTGGCAGGGAGTTTATCTTTGTGAGCATAGAAATTATGCGTCTGGTAGAAATATAGTTTTGACTTTGTGGGGAAATTGA
- a CDS encoding EF-hand domain-containing protein, whose protein sequence is MTTEESILNKIQILITNHFQTPEMAFNFFDEDNDQKLTKAETVKLLKDAEISGFIRGIVSSKLIEGYDKNGDELIDWEEFKTAISKIKKSDS, encoded by the coding sequence ATGACAACAGAAGAATCTATTTTAAATAAAATTCAAATACTAATCACCAATCATTTTCAAACTCCTGAAATGGCTTTTAATTTTTTTGATGAGGATAATGATCAGAAACTTACAAAGGCAGAAACTGTCAAGCTATTGAAAGATGCAGAAATAAGTGGATTCATTAGAGGTATTGTGTCTTCAAAGCTAATCGAAGGGTATGATAAAAATGGTGATGAGTTAATTGATTGGGAAGAGTTTAAAACGGCAATATCTAAAATTAAAAAATCCGATTCGTAA
- a CDS encoding Cof-type HAD-IIB family hydrolase, with translation MDLSKIKMVVSDMDGTLLNSDHQVSDQFFDIFKDLKSQGIIFVAASGRQYNSIIDKLASIKDDIIVIAENGGFAMKQNTEILATPLDKNHVKDILKSLNEIPNIHPVLCGKHQAYLTGKSNEFVSKLAEYYTEFEIIDNLSAFDSEVIKIAIYHFESSEQYIYPFVKHFESDLKVKVSGENWLDISNINAHKGYALTKVMESYNLKSDEVMVFGDYNNDLEMLALSDFGFAMENAHPNVKKVAKYSTLSNDENGVEHILKMLIK, from the coding sequence ATGGATTTATCAAAGATTAAAATGGTTGTTTCTGATATGGACGGGACACTTCTAAACTCCGATCACCAGGTCAGCGATCAATTCTTTGACATTTTTAAAGATTTAAAATCGCAAGGTATCATCTTTGTAGCTGCGAGCGGCAGACAGTACAATAGCATCATAGACAAATTAGCGTCTATAAAAGATGATATAATTGTTATTGCTGAAAATGGAGGTTTTGCCATGAAACAAAATACCGAAATTCTGGCTACACCTTTAGATAAAAACCATGTAAAAGATATTTTAAAAAGTTTAAACGAAATACCCAATATACACCCAGTACTATGCGGTAAACATCAAGCTTATTTAACTGGCAAATCAAATGAGTTTGTAAGCAAACTTGCTGAATATTATACCGAGTTTGAGATTATAGATAACCTTTCAGCTTTTGATTCTGAAGTCATCAAAATTGCCATTTATCATTTTGAAAGTAGCGAACAATATATATACCCGTTTGTAAAACACTTTGAGAGTGATTTGAAAGTTAAGGTTTCAGGTGAAAATTGGTTAGATATCTCTAATATAAATGCGCACAAAGGCTATGCATTAACCAAGGTTATGGAAAGTTATAATTTAAAATCTGATGAAGTAATGGTTTTTGGAGATTATAACAACGATTTAGAAATGCTTGCTTTATCTGACTTTGGGTTTGCTATGGAAAACGCTCATCCTAATGTAAAAAAAGTTGCTAAATACAGTACGTTAAGTAATGACGAAAATGGAGTGGAACATATATTAAAAATGCTTATCAAATAA
- a CDS encoding helix-turn-helix domain-containing protein has product MGEEKHINSELLRKELRVGELFKNGFINNSVQFNEVEVTTKDNNSFIRGADFSNLDLIHQFNSEICVTSDKHLIKLHFSLEGTYCYQPLRHIKYLVQIPENHCNMFYYPTTEGRDIFFKGNAKLFEIYVKPSLLQTLLGTEFESSFEKLKAAITNSNSFVLWDKSKFIPPQIRSKINEIIQCPYKGEIRKTYLESKLTVLMIDFLLGRQTSKLSKTNIKLLNSDYLAIVKVEAHIRNNLKEPLKILDLANIAGFNATKLKRDFKKIYGVTVFKYITAIRMEVAKSLITQDGATIAFAAYEVGYANPQHFTTAFKRTMGYVPSELKPAVQ; this is encoded by the coding sequence TTGGGAGAGGAAAAGCATATAAATAGCGAGTTGTTACGAAAAGAATTGCGAGTAGGTGAGTTGTTTAAAAACGGGTTCATTAATAACTCTGTTCAGTTCAATGAAGTAGAAGTAACCACTAAGGATAATAACTCTTTTATTAGAGGTGCAGACTTTTCTAATCTAGACCTAATTCATCAGTTCAATTCAGAAATTTGTGTAACAAGTGACAAACATTTAATAAAACTTCATTTTTCTTTAGAGGGAACTTATTGTTATCAACCTCTTAGGCATATCAAATATTTAGTTCAAATACCAGAAAACCACTGTAATATGTTTTACTACCCAACAACTGAGGGTAGAGATATATTTTTTAAAGGAAATGCTAAGCTATTTGAGATTTATGTAAAACCTAGTTTACTTCAAACCCTATTGGGAACAGAATTTGAAAGCTCTTTTGAAAAATTAAAAGCAGCAATAACTAACTCAAATTCTTTTGTATTATGGGATAAAAGTAAATTTATTCCGCCTCAAATTCGGAGTAAAATAAATGAGATAATTCAATGCCCTTATAAAGGAGAGATTAGAAAAACATATTTAGAAAGTAAATTGACGGTTTTAATGATAGATTTTCTTTTAGGCAGACAAACTTCTAAGCTTTCTAAGACTAATATAAAATTATTGAATTCTGATTATTTGGCAATTGTAAAGGTAGAAGCACACATTAGAAATAACTTAAAGGAGCCATTGAAAATTTTAGATTTAGCGAATATAGCAGGTTTTAATGCTACCAAGTTGAAAAGAGATTTTAAAAAAATATATGGGGTGACAGTGTTCAAATATATTACAGCAATACGTATGGAGGTTGCTAAGAGTTTAATAACCCAAGACGGGGCAACCATTGCTTTTGCAGCATACGAAGTAGGTTATGCAAATCCGCAGCATTTCACTACTGCTTTTAAAAGAACTATGGGGTATGTGCCAAGTGAGTTAAAACCTGCAGTACAGTAA
- a CDS encoding TonB-dependent receptor, producing MKKIFTVLPFFMFLIVQGQQISGTVSGTVQDTSGDSLPFASVLVKGLKLGVLTNDIGFYSINNIPKGKYNLVVSFVGYGTRSIPFEISESNNKVNLDFTLQESTENLDEVTINGKSHETKLETKGFAVSAIKTEEASLRNIQTNELLNTTVGVKIRQNGGLGSDVTYSLNGLSGNSVRIFIDGIPISTYGNSFNLNSIPPSMIKNIEVYKGVVPGYLADDALGGAINIVLHNDAKTNFNASLSYGSFNTTQASVNGLYRFEKSGLTVKASLFHNYSDNDYKVSGRSVVVTGLGGVQTPITARRFNDAYRSTGGRAEIGFTDVKWSDQFFIGVTGSDDYKEVQHGAFMTITPYKDRFLESDALLGSINYQKKDLFTKGLDVKVNGLYGKRNRAVNDTVSWAYSWNGERAIDFRGNEYQYTWRSQQEGGPTLAKIKRNVASIRSGISYAINDHHSVSINHVYSGIDREDSDALRSVLENTFVGTRELKKNIYSLTYELTAFDEKLKANLFGKHYQQKSTSIDPAIESDADGNDVVVDEVVSSNKNYDGYGFAASYEIVPSITLLASAEKAIRLPDETEIFGNDGDNVVANSSIDPESSENFNLGFRFGNFNIKKHAFTISTNVFTRNIKDRIGLPIETSLNVDDELIVYVNQGSGTSKGFDAQLNYSYDNNFGLNFNISRFDLKIENQGIEINVPNTPFFTMNGGLRYSFKDLIQKKSRLNAFYNVYFTDEFSFLTAQGSNTVGNEFFAVPQQISQDFGLSYAFPNNKFIVSFDIKNIFDEPVYDNLSVQKPGRAFYLKLNYAINKF from the coding sequence ATGAAAAAAATCTTCACTGTTTTACCTTTCTTCATGTTCTTAATTGTTCAAGGACAGCAAATTTCAGGAACAGTTTCGGGTACCGTACAAGATACATCTGGCGATTCTTTACCATTTGCAAGTGTATTGGTTAAGGGACTAAAACTTGGTGTTCTTACTAATGATATTGGTTTCTACAGTATCAACAACATTCCAAAAGGAAAATACAACCTGGTAGTTTCATTTGTTGGTTATGGCACGCGCTCAATACCTTTTGAAATATCGGAAAGTAACAATAAAGTCAATCTTGATTTTACCCTACAAGAATCTACAGAGAATTTAGATGAAGTTACCATCAACGGTAAATCGCATGAAACGAAACTAGAAACAAAAGGTTTTGCTGTCAGCGCAATAAAAACAGAAGAAGCTAGCCTTAGAAATATACAAACCAACGAACTACTGAATACTACTGTTGGGGTAAAAATTCGTCAAAATGGTGGCTTAGGCTCAGATGTTACCTATAGTTTAAACGGATTATCTGGTAACTCGGTACGTATATTTATAGATGGTATTCCCATTTCAACTTACGGTAATTCATTCAACCTAAACAGTATACCTCCTTCAATGATTAAAAACATTGAAGTTTATAAAGGCGTGGTACCTGGTTATTTAGCCGACGACGCATTAGGCGGAGCTATTAATATAGTGCTCCACAATGACGCTAAAACTAACTTTAACGCATCTTTGTCTTATGGATCATTCAATACTACACAAGCCAGTGTAAATGGCTTATATCGATTTGAAAAATCAGGATTAACCGTTAAGGCTTCTCTTTTTCACAACTACTCTGATAATGATTATAAGGTATCGGGCAGAAGTGTTGTTGTTACCGGCTTAGGCGGGGTACAAACTCCTATAACCGCAAGAAGATTCAATGATGCTTACAGATCCACTGGTGGTAGAGCAGAAATAGGTTTTACCGATGTAAAATGGTCTGACCAATTTTTTATTGGTGTTACTGGATCTGATGATTATAAAGAAGTACAGCATGGAGCTTTTATGACCATAACCCCATATAAGGATAGGTTTTTAGAATCTGATGCGTTATTGGGAAGTATCAATTACCAAAAGAAAGATCTTTTCACAAAAGGGCTTGATGTTAAAGTGAACGGTTTATACGGAAAAAGAAACCGAGCTGTTAACGACACCGTTTCTTGGGCATATAGCTGGAACGGAGAAAGAGCAATTGATTTTAGAGGAAATGAATATCAATACACCTGGAGGTCTCAACAAGAAGGAGGCCCCACACTTGCTAAAATAAAAAGAAATGTAGCCTCTATAAGAAGTGGTATTTCTTACGCAATAAACGACCATCATAGTGTATCAATAAATCATGTGTATAGCGGAATCGACCGAGAAGATAGCGATGCCCTAAGATCCGTATTAGAAAACACTTTTGTAGGAACACGAGAATTGAAAAAGAATATATACTCCTTAACCTACGAGTTAACTGCATTTGATGAAAAATTAAAGGCAAATTTATTTGGCAAACATTACCAACAGAAATCTACTAGTATTGATCCTGCTATTGAATCTGACGCTGACGGAAATGATGTGGTAGTAGATGAAGTAGTCAGTAGCAATAAAAATTATGATGGCTATGGTTTTGCTGCTTCTTACGAAATTGTACCTAGTATCACCTTATTAGCATCCGCAGAAAAAGCAATTAGATTACCAGACGAAACTGAGATTTTCGGTAATGATGGTGATAACGTGGTAGCCAATTCAAGTATTGACCCAGAAAGCAGTGAGAACTTCAACTTAGGATTCAGATTTGGAAATTTCAATATTAAAAAACATGCTTTTACGATATCTACCAATGTTTTCACCCGTAACATAAAAGACAGAATTGGTCTACCTATTGAAACATCTTTGAATGTTGATGATGAATTAATTGTATATGTAAACCAAGGTAGTGGCACATCTAAAGGGTTTGATGCGCAACTAAATTACTCTTACGACAACAATTTTGGTTTGAATTTCAATATTTCTCGATTTGATCTTAAAATTGAAAACCAAGGAATAGAAATTAATGTGCCTAATACGCCATTTTTCACCATGAATGGTGGTTTACGTTATTCTTTCAAAGATTTAATTCAGAAGAAGTCTAGACTTAATGCATTTTACAATGTGTACTTCACCGATGAGTTTTCTTTCCTTACCGCTCAAGGTAGCAACACCGTTGGTAATGAGTTTTTTGCTGTTCCCCAACAAATATCACAAGATTTCGGACTTAGCTATGCATTTCCAAATAACAAATTTATAGTAAGTTTTGATATCAAAAATATATTCGACGAACCCGTTTACGATAATCTTTCTGTTCAAAAACCAGGAAGAGCTTTTTACCTAAAACTGAATTACGCAATAAATAAATTTTAA